A genomic segment from Pleurodeles waltl isolate 20211129_DDA chromosome 9, aPleWal1.hap1.20221129, whole genome shotgun sequence encodes:
- the LOC138259731 gene encoding deoxyuridine 5'-triphosphate nucleotidohydrolase-like, with product MYWEIKPGALAPYRATPESAGLDLHALNMYRLKTRYMALFETGVGIQIPLEQFELIAPRSGLALKGIQVLGTVIDADYQGELKVILLNSGDTDLIIQPGDKIAQIVIIPV from the coding sequence atgtattgggaaataaaaccaggagccttagctccttaccgagctacaccagaatctgcaggtcttgatttacatgctttgAATATGTACAGACTGAAAACAAGATACATGGCACtttttgaaacaggtgttggaatacagattcccctggAGCAATTTGAATTGATTGCTCCTAGATCTGgtttggcactcaaaggtattcaggtcctgGGGACAGTGATCGATGCGGACTACCAAGGCGaattgaaggttatccttttgaacagtggagacactgacttgataatacaacctggagacaaAATTGCGCAGATCGTCATTATTCCAGTGTAA